One window of the Macaca thibetana thibetana isolate TM-01 chromosome 13, ASM2454274v1, whole genome shotgun sequence genome contains the following:
- the RRM2 gene encoding ribonucleoside-diphosphate reductase subunit M2 — MLSVRIPLAPITNPQQLQLSPLKGLSLVDKENTPPALSGARVLASKTARRIFQEPAEPKTKAAAPGVEDEPLLRENPRRFVIFPIEYHDIWQMYKKAEASFWTAEEVDLSKDIQHWESLKPEERYFISHVLAFFAASDGIVNENLVERFSQEVQITEARCFYGFQIAMENIHSEMYSLLIDTYIKDPKEREFLFNAIETMPCVKKKADWALRWIGDKEATYGERVVAFAAVEGIFFSGSFASIFWLKKRGLMPGLTFSNELISRDEGLHCDFACLMFKHLVHKPSEERVREIIINAVRIEQEFLTEALPVKLIGMNCTLMKQYIEFVADRLMLELGFSKVFRVENPFDFMENISLEGKTNFFEKRVGEYQRMGVMSSPTENSFTLDADF; from the exons ATGCTCTCCGTCCGCATCCCGCTCGCGCCCATCACGAACCCGCAGCAGCTGCAGCTCTCGCCGCTGAAGGGGCTAAGCCTGGTCGACAAGGAGAACACG CCGCCAGCCCTGAGCGGGGCCCGCGTCCTGGCCAGCAAGACCGCGAGGAGGATCTTCCAGGAGCCCGCGGAGCCG AAAACTAAAGCAGCTGCCCCCGGCGTGGAGGATGAACCGCTGCTGAGAGAAAACCCCCGCCGCTTTGTCATCTTCCCCATCGAGTACCATGATATCTGGCAGATGTATAAGAAGGCGGAGGCTTCCTTCTGGACTGCCGAGGAG GTGGACCTGTCCAAGGACATTCAGCACTGGGAATCCCTGAAGCCCGAGGAGAGATATTTTATATCCCATGTTCTGGCTTTCTTTGCAGCAAGTGATGGCATAGTAAATGAAAACTTG GTGGAGCGATTTAGCCAAGAAGTTCAGATTACAGAAGCCCGCTGTTTCTATGGCTTCCAAATTGCCATGGAAAACATACATTCTGAAATGTATAGTCTTCTTATTGACACTTACATAAAAGATCCCAAAGAAAG GGAATTTCTCTTCAATGCCATTGAAACGATGCCTTGTGTCAAGAAGAAGGCAGATTGGGCCTTGCGCTGGATTGGGGACAAAGAGGCTACCTATG GTGAACGTGTCGTAGCCTTTGCTGCAGTGGAAGGCATCTTCTTTTCCGGTTCTTTTGCATCGATATTCTGGCTCAAGAAACGAGGACTGATGCCTGGCCTCACATTTTCCAATGAACTTATCAGCAGAGATGAG GGTTTACACTGTGATTTTGCTTGCCTGATGTTCAAACACCTGGTACACAAACCATCAGAGGAGAGAGTAAGAGAAATAATTATCAATGCTGTTCGGATAGAACAG GAGTTCCTCACTGAGGCCTTGCCTGTGAAGCTAATTGGGATGAATTGCACTCTAATGAAGCAATACATTGAGTTTGTGGCAGACAGACTTATGCTGGAACTGGGTTTTAGCAAG GTTTTCAGAGTAGAGAACCCATTTGACTTTATGGAGAATATTTCACTGGAAGGAAAGACTAACTTCTTTGAGAAGAGAGTAGGCGAGTATCAGAGGATGGGAGTGATGTCAAGTCCAACAGAGAATTCTTTTACCTTGGATGCTGACTTCTAA